The DNA region CCGCCGTAGCCCGAAAATTGACATCGTTCGTGTACAAGATGTTGGGCTATCAGGCAAAGATGATCCAACTATCTTGGATTGGGCAGCCCAAGAAGGACGTATCCTGCTTACCCATGACGTTTCTACAATTACTCGCTATGCATACGATCGAGTTAGGCAAGGTCAGACCATGCCGGGAGTTATCGAAGTCAGCCTAGATGCATCGGTCGGACAGGTCATTGAAGATATTCTTGTACTTGTAGAGTGTAGCCAGGAGGGAGAACTAGAAGGTCAAGTTCAGTATCTACCCTGGTAAAATGGTCTAACAAAGCGATGAAGCAAGCAGCCACAAGCCATTGGCGTGGATGTAAAGAATATCTACTGCTGATCATCTTAGCCGTTATCCTGAAGAAAGCAAGCTATCTGAAACTATCTTCAATTTTGAATAAGCGATCGCACTGGAAGCATTATTATTCTGGATATATCCCGATCTGTTTATTGGGTAGCTTGGCTCTATCTAACCGTAGGCTCTGAGCGAAGCGAAAAGCCCCTAGCCTAAAATAGAAAAATTAGAGGCGTGAACATGAGGCTATTTCTATGACAGTTAGCCAACCCCGCTACAGCAAAGAAGAATTCGCTCGACGTGGCGATCAGATTTATGAATCTCAGGTGCGCTCACAGGTTGAAGCAGATAATCATGGCAAGATTGTGGCGATCGACATCGAAACCGGAGCTTTTGAAGTCGATGCTAGTGAAATCGCTGCCTGCGATCGCCTCGAAGCCCGTCACCCAGACGCTCAAATCTGGATTGTCCGCATTGGTTCTCGCTATGTTCGTCGATTCGGCAAACGCACGAAAAAAGCCGCATGATCACCGGAATCGTTAACGCGGATTTTGAACCGATTATTTCACTTTCAGTTTGTGGTTCCGATGGCAAAATTTACACACAAGATGCGATTGTAGACACAGGCTTTAACGGTTGGCTTTCACTGCCTCCAGATTTGATCGCTCAGTTGAATCTGAGATGGAAGAGGCGAGGACGAGCCATTCTT from Nostoc commune NIES-4072 includes:
- a CDS encoding DUF5615 family PIN-like protein, which gives rise to MLKFLADENFDNTVVRGLFRRSPKIDIVRVQDVGLSGKDDPTILDWAAQEGRILLTHDVSTITRYAYDRVRQGQTMPGVIEVSLDASVGQVIEDILVLVECSQEGELEGQVQYLPW